Within Massilia endophytica, the genomic segment GCCGATGGCGTCGCCGTCCTCCATTCCCGCATCCGCCGGATCCTGCGGCACGCGGGGCAAGGCCAGCGTGAGCGTTTCCGGATCGGGCGAATGGAGAAAGCCGGGCTGCCCCGCGCGCAGCGTCGCCCAGGGCATGCCTTGGGGATCGACCGCCCCCATGACCGCGAACGGCAGCTGGGCGAAAAAGTCGCGGTGCTGGTCGGGCATGTAGCGGCGGATCACCTTGCGGCCGATTTCGTCCATGCGCTGCTCGGCGCCGAGGGTGCGCTGCAGGGTGCGTTCGCCCTCGTGCCAGGGCGAGGGGGCGGCGACGGTATCCATGGTCAGGCCGCCAGTCCGACGGGGGTGCGCACGAAGGGCACGAATCCCGGCAGCGCCTCCACGCGCGCCAGCCAGGCCTGCACGGCGGCATAGGGAGCCAGGTCCACGTTGCCTTCCGGCGCGCGGGCGATATAGCTGTACAGCGCCACATCGGCGATGGTTGGCGCTGCGCCCGTGATCCAGCTGGCCGCCTTCAGCTGCGCCTCGATCAGGCCCAGGATGCGGTGGGCGCGCTCGATCATCGCCGTCGTATCGTCCTTGCGGCCGAAAAGCTGCACGATACGCGCGGCGGCCGGACCATGGGCGATCTCCCCTGCCGCCACCGACAACCAGCGCTGCACAGCCGCCGCACCGGCTGCATCCTCCGGCAGCCACTGCTGGCCGTAGCGCTTCGCCAGATAGACGAGGATCGCATTCGAATCGCCGATATGGCGGCCATCGTCCTCCAGCACTGGAATCTGGCCGAAAGGATTCATGGCCAGGAACTCCGGCGACTTGTGCTCCGCCTTCGTGATATCGACCAGCTTCAGCTCGAACGCCAGGCCGAGCAGGCCGAGGAACAGATGCACACGGTGAGCGTGGCCGGACAGCGGATGGTAATAAAGCTTCATGGTGGCTCCTTGTTGTCAGAAACCACAGTTTGACCATACCGGCACAAAAATAGAATCACCGCCAAAAGCAATTCACCATTCCGCCCAGCGAAACATTTCTTAAAGGGGACAGACCCCTTTAAGAAATATTGCTTAAAGGGGTCTGTCCCCTTTAAGGAATAACTTCGAAGAGGAGGAATTGGGTGACCTGGCGGGCGCTGAAGTTGTCGTCGGAGACGAAGACCAGGGTGTCGTGGCCGTTCGGCAGTTTGGGACCGAAACTGAAGCCTTCCACGTTGTCCAGCACTGGCAGGCGCAGCGTGTCGAAGTCGAGGACCAGGCGCTTGGCGGCGGGCGTGAAGCGTGCCCCCTGCAGCGAGTCCATATGCTGCACGTCCGTCGCGCTGCGCACGTCCATTTCGTAGAGGCGGACGTAGTTGCGGTATTTGCCGCTCGCGGCCTGCACTGCCGACCGTTCGAGCACCAGCACCGAGTGCGCGCCGTTTGCAACGATTTCCGATACGCCGTTGTCGGCCGCCTTGCCCAGGCCCGGCCGGTCTGGAATCGCTTCGATGGGATAGACATATTGCGCCAGAACGCGGCCGCTGCGGTCCATCTGCGTGATGCGGGACAGGCCGCCGTGCTCCGGCGTGGGAACGGGGCCATCCTGGTACAGCGGCGCCTCCATCGCCAGCCACAGGCTGCGCCCGTCCGGGGCGAAGCTGAGGCCTTCGAAAGAAAGATTGGTGCGCGCGCCGTGCTCCTGTCCCGGGCCGGCCAGGAACATCGCAGGCAGCTGAATCTCGCGGATAAAGCTGCCATCCGGCTTCGCCTGCCGCAGGAAGGGTTCCTGGATCAGGCGCCGGTCCCCTTCGCTGGCGTACCATACCGTGCCGTCCTGCGGATCGATGCGTACGGCTTCGATATCGGCCACCGTCTGGTGATGGATATTGTCTTTTGCGTCCGGATAGGTGCTGCCGTCTTCCTGCCTGAAGAACCCCGAACCGGTGATCGTTACGGCGTCGAAGGAGGCGGCGCCGAAGCGCAGCTCCGCCTTGTAGAAGCGCGAGGGGTTGATGATGGAGCGGTCGTCGCTGGCGATGATCCAGCTGCCGGTGGACGCATCGTAGTCGAAGCCGGAGAGGCCGCCGACCGTGGTGCCGCCGAATTGCTGCTTCAGGGGGATGCGCTGCTCGCCAATGAAACGCAGGCTGCCGACGCGGTGCGCGGGGTCTGTGGCGCCGGGCGCTGCGCAGCCGGCCAGCAGGCTGGCGAGGCAGACGGCGCCTGCCAGCGCGGTGAAACTCTTCATGGATGTCATTGGTGTCGGGTTCGGGTAAGCCACCGCTCCATGAGCGCGGCAGCTCGACATTATGCACGATGCGGCGGCAGGCCGCTTTTTTCCTTCAGTAGACTTCCTTCGCCGCCGCACGCACCGCCGAAAGCAGGAGATTGGCGCCGGGCGACAGCAGATGGTCCTGCTGGCGGACGATGCCGAAGGCGTCCATCTTGAACGGCAGCTCGATCGGCAGAATGGACAGCACATTCAGCGACTGGTAGTAGCGCGCCACATCCACCGGCATCACGTGCAGGAAGTCCGTCTGCTGCAGCAAGGCCGTAATCAGCAGCAGCGCCGTGGTGTCGACCACGTTGGCGGGCGGCTCCAGCCCCGCGCGGCGGAACATCATGTCGCAGCGGTGGCGGAGGATGCTGCCCTGAGGCGGCAGAATCCACGGGTAGCCCGCGATCTCCTTCAGGTTCAGGCTCGCCTTGTCCATCAGCGGGTGGCCCACGCGCGCAACGGCACACGCGGGTTCCTCCGTCAGTTCTTCGTAAATGAGGCTGGAGCTGTTCTCGCGTTCCAGCACCCGGCCGATCATGAAGTCCAGCGTGCCCCGCTCCAGCATGTCCAGCAGCGTGTTCGATGGCTCGAGGTGGACGCCGATGCGCAGCAGAGGCGCGGTCTGCTTGACGCGCGCAATGGCTTGCGGCAGCAGCGACATGGCGGGCGTCATGATCACGCCAACCTCCACCTGCCCCGCCAGGCCTGCCTTCAGGGCCAGCACGTCGTCGTGCGCTAGGGAGAGGCTGGTGAGGGCCATGCGGGCGTGGCGTATCATCGTTTCGCCGTACAGCGTGGGCTCCATGCCGCGCGGCAGGCGCTCGAAGAGCTTCACGTCCAGCATCTCTTCGAGGTCCCGGATCTGCTTCGAGGCGGCGGGCTGCGTCATGTGCAGCGCTTCGGCCGCGCGGTGGACGTTCCGGTGTTCGTCCAGCGCGATCAGCAGCAGCAGGTGGCGTGTCTTGAGGCGGGCCCGCAGGAACCAGTTGGGATTGAGTGTCTCCATCGGCAGATCATATCATTGCCGAATCACCTTGCAGCCCGGACCGGGGTTGGGCGCAGGTCCATCCGCCGTCTGCGGCACGAAGGCGATGGTCCCGTCGCTCAGGTAGCGCAGCTCTTCCACCGCCACGGAGCGGCGGTATTCTCCGCCGCCGGGAAGCCTGGCGTTGTGGTAGAAGATATAGGACTTGCCGTTGAAGTCCACGATGGCGTGATGAATCGTCTTCACGCCTTCGTTCTTCTTCATGATCACGCCACGGTAGGTCCACGGTCCGGTGGCGCTCGGCCCCGTCGCATAGGCTGTCTCTTCGGGGAACTCGCGCGACCAGGAAAGGTAGTAGACGCTCTTGTGCTTGTGCAGGTAGGAGGCTTCCTCGAACTTGTCCACGCCCACCGTGTGAATCGGGCCATCCAGTTCCACCATGTTCGGCTTGAGTTTCGCGTATTTCAGCACGCGGTTGCCCCAGTACAGATAGGCCTGGCCGTTATCGTCGATGAACACGGCGGGGTCGATGTCGTCCCAGGAGATATCCGTTTCCTTCGTCATGTCGTTCGTGACAAGCGCCGTGCCGCGCGCATCGCGGAAAGGTCCCGTGGGGCTGTCGGACACCGCCACGCCAATCGCCTTTCCAGGAACCGCCTTGTGCTCCACTGTCGCATAGAAGTAGTACTTTCCATCGCGCCTGGCGATGTCGGAAGCCCAGGCGTCGGCCTTGGCCCAGCCGAAGGTCTGCACGTTCAGGGGCGAGCCATGTTCGGTCCAGTTCTTCATGTCGCAGGAGGAGTAGACCCGCCACTCGCGCATCAGGTAGTCCTTGCCGCCTGCGGGCGCATCATCCTTGCCTACGTAGAGGTAGACGCGGCCGCCATCCACCAGCGCGGCCGGATCGGCCGTATACAGCTTGGGAAACAGCGGATTCGCCGCCTGCGCGAGCATACAGGCCGCAGCCAGAAGGCCGCCCAGCGTCTGCTTGATCATGATGTCTCCTTATTGTTGTTGCGAGCGGGACGAGAGCAGGCGCTGCACCACGCAGAATAGGAACAGCAGGCCGCCGATGACGATTTTCGTCCACCAGGAGCTGAGGGTGCCGTCGAAGGCGATGAGGGTCTGGATGGTGCCCAGCACCAGCACGCCGGACAGGGCGCCCGCAACATAGCCGCAGCCGCCCGTGAGCAGCGTTCCGCCGATGACGACGGCCGCAATGGCGTCGAGCTCCATGCCCTGCGCATGCTGGCCGTAACCGGACAGCATGTAGAAGGAGAACAGCACGCCGCCCAGCGCCGCGCACAGGCCGGAAAAGCCGTAGACGAGGATCTTGTTGCGGCCCACGGCAAGCCCCATCATCAGGGCCGACTGCTCGTTGCCGCCGATGGCGTAGATGGCGCGGCCGAAGGCCGTGCGGCGCGAGACATAAATGCCTGCTGCAAGCACCGCCAGCGCAATGGCCGCGGCGGGCGAAATGAAGCCACCCAGCACACCAAGCTGGGTCTGCGACATCGTCACGAACAGCGGATTGTCGATGGTGATGGATTCAACGCTGATCAGGTAGCACAGGCCGCGCGCCAGGAACATGCCCGCCAGCGTGACGATGAAGGGCTGCAGCTGGAAGAAGTGGATGAACGCGCCCATTCCGGCGCCGAAGGCAAAGCCCATCGCCAGCACGGCCGCGATCACCGCCAGCGGCGGCCAGTGCGCCACGTTCAGCAGCCACGCCGCCACCATCGTGGCCAGTGCCAGCACCGATCCCACGGACAGGTCGATGCCGCCGGAGAGAATGACGAAGCTCATGCCCACCGCGATCACCAGCAGGTGCGCATTGTCGATGAGGAGGTTCAGCATCACCTGCCAGGAGAGGAAGCCTGGATAGGCCGCGCCTCCGGCCAGCAGCAGCACTGCCAGCAGCAGCACGGTGACCAAGGAAGTGAAGTACGGCGCAGCCGTGAGGCTGGCGGGTCTGTTCAGGATGGCGTTCATCGGCGAATCTTCACTGCGGACTGGGAGAGGCAGACGGCAAACACGACGATTGCCTTGACGACCATGTTCACTTCCGGCGGCACGCCGAGGGAGTATATGGTGTAGGTCAGCGTCTGGATGATGAGGGCGCCGATCATGCTGCCAGCCAGGCTGAATTTGCCGCCGGCGAGCGAGGTGCCGCCCAGCGTCACGGCGAGGATCGCGTCGAGCTCCAGAAGCAGGCCTGCGTTGTTCGCGTCCGCGCTCTTGATGTTGGAGCTGATCATGAGGCCTGCCAGGCCTGCGCAGGCGGAGCAGAACACGTAGACGAAGAAGATCAGCGTGGCAGTGCGGATGCCCGCCAGGCGCGAGGCGATGGGATTGATGCCTACCGACTGGATGAAGAGGCCCAGCGCCGTCTTCTTCAACAGCATCCCCACCACCAGCAGCACGGCCGCCACCACCCAGAGGGCAAAGGGAATGCCCAGCAGGTAGCCGCTGCCGAGGAAGAAGAAAGGCTGGTAATAGACGGTGACGATCTGGCCGTCCGTCAGCAGTTGGGCGAGGCCCCTGCCCGCCACCATCAGGATCAGCGTGGCCACGATGGGCTGGAGCTTCAGCCCCGCCACCAGCACGCCGTTCCAGGCGCCGCACAGAAGGGCTGCGCCCATCGCTGCCGCCAGGGCCAGGGGCATGGGGGTGTTGGCGACGTATTCCGGCACGCCGTTGTTCACCACCATGGTTCCCCCGACCAGCATGCAGGCCATGGTGCCGGAAAGCGCGACCACGGCGCCCACCGAAATATCGATGCCGCGCGTGGCGATCACCAGGGTCATGCCCAGGGCCGCCAGCATCAGGGGCGCGGCGCGGTTGACGATGTCGATCAGGGGGCCATACAGGTGCCCGTCGCGCACTTCCAGCCGGAAAAAGCCGGGAATGAAGACGAGGTCCAGCAGCAGCAATGCGAACAAGGCCAGCAGGGGCTTGGCCAGCGGATGCTTCAGGAGCGCCAGCGGTGCTGGAGCGTTTGGCGCAGCGGCTTTCAGCGAGCTTACGTTCATGCGCCCTCTCCCGCGATCACCTGCAGCACGGTTTCCTCATTCAGTTCACCGCGCGCATACTCGCCGCAGTGCACGCGGTCGCGCAGCACCACCATGCGGTCGCTCACGCGCAGCACTTCCGGCAGCTCGGAGGAGATGAACAATATCGACATGCCCTTGCGGCACAGCGTCGTCACGTAATCCATGATCTCCTGCTTGGCGCGGACATCGATGCCGCGCGTGGGTTCGTCCAGTATCATCAGCCTGGGGTCCGTCGCCAGCCAGCGCGCGAGGAGCACCTTCTGCTGGTTGCCGCCGGAGAGCGATCCGATCGGCGTTTCGATGCTGGCGGTCTTGATGCCCAGCCATTTCACGTAGTCCTCGGCCAGCTGCTGCTGGCGCCGGAATGGAATCGCGCGCAGCACGCCCGCCTTCGCCTGCAAGGCCAGCACGAGGTTTTCCCGTACCGAGAGCGAAAGGATTGCGCCTTCGAGCTTCCTGTCTTCGGAGCAGAAGCCGATACCCGCGGCGATGGCGTCGCGCGGCGTGGCGAAGGTTTCCTCGCTGCCGCCGATGGCGATGCTGCCGCTGTCCGCCTTGTCCGCGCCGAACAGCAGCCGCGCAAGCTCGGTGCGGCCGGAGCCCAGCAGGCCGGCGAGGCCGAGCACTTCGCCCAGGCGGATATCCAGGTCGACAGGCGTCAGTGCGCCCTTGCGCCCAAGACCTTTTGCGGAAAGCAGCACCGGGGCATCCGGAGCGGGGGCCTGCGCCGGCGCGGGAACCTCTGGGGCGTCAGCCGCGTTTGCGGGCGCGCCGATCATCTTGTTCACCAGCGCGAGCCGCGACAGTTCGCTGGCGGGATACTCCCCTTCCCGCTCGCCATTGCGCATGACGGTGATGCGGTCCGAAATGGCGTAGGTCTGCTCCAGGAAGTGCGTGACGAAGAGGATCGCCATGCCCTGCTCGCGCAGCCTGCGCAACACGCGGAACAGAAGCTGCACCTCCGCCTCATCCAGGCTGGAGGTAGGTTCGTCCAGGATCAGCACTTTGGACGAAATGTTCAGGGCGCGCGAAATCGCCACCATCTGCTGGATCGCCAGCGGATAGCGCGCCAGCGGCGCCGTCACGTCGATATCGATTTCCAGTTGCTTCAGCAGCGCCGATGCCTGCTCTCGCATGGCGCGCCAGTCCACCCCGAACCAGGTTTTCGGATAACGCCCGATGAAGATATTCTCGGCCACCGAGAGATTGGGGCAGAGATTCACCTCCTGGTAGACGGTGCTGATGCCCAGCTGCTGCGCCTCCAGCGTGGACGCAGGCTGCACGGCCCGGCCTTCGAGCAGGATGCTGCCCGCGTCCGGCGCATACACCCCCGTCAGCACCTTGATCAGCGTGGACTTCCCGGCGCCGTTCTGGCCCATCAGCGTGTGCACTTCGCCGGGGAAGAGGCGCAGGCCCGCGTCGGACAGCGCCTTCACGCCGGGGAAGGCCTTGTGAATGCCGGCCAGTTCCAGCACCGGCGTGTTTGATTCAGCCATCGGGGAAGCGATCAGTATTTACGGTTCGGGAATTCTTTGGCGGCCACTTCGGCGGGGAATACCTTCTCTTCCGTCACGATGCGCTTGGGCAGCGGCTTGCCCGCCACCACGTCCTTCGCGGCCTGCATCAGCTGTGGGCCAAGCAGGGGGCTGCATTCCACGGATACGTTCATCTTCCCGAGCATCATGGCCTCGAACGCGCCCTTCACGCCGTCGATGGAGACGATGACGATATCCTTGCCCGGCTTCAGGCCCGCCTCCTCGATGGCCTGGATGGCGCCGATGGCCATGTCGTCATTGTGCGCGTACAGCACGTTGATACTGCGGCCGTTCGCCTTGAGGAAGGCTTCCATCACTTCCTTGCCCTTGGCGCGGGTGAATTCGGCCGTCTGCGTGCGGATGATCTTCAGCTGCGGATTGCCCTTGATGACTTCCTCGAAGCCCGTCTTGCGGTCGATCGCGGGCGCCGAGCCCACCGTGCCTTGCAGCTCCACGATATTGAAGGTCTTGCCCGGCTGCTTCTTCGCGTAGTCGGCCAGCCAGCGGGCAGCGCGGCGCCCCTCTTCCACGAAGTCGGAGCCGATCAGGGTCACGTACAGGGATTTGTCCGCCACGTTGACGTCGCGGTCGGTCAGGATGACAGGGATTTTTGCTGCCTTGGCCTCGCGCAGCACCGTGTCCCAGCCCGATTCCACCACCGGCGAAAACGCGATCACGTCCACCTTCTGGGCAATGAAGGAACGGATGGCCTTCACCTGGTTTTCCTGGCGCTGCTGTGCATCCGCGAATTTGAGCGTCACTCCGGCCTTTTTGGCGGCATCCTTGATCGACACGGTGTTCGCCGTGCGCCATTCGCTTTCCGCGCCCACCTGCGAGAAGCCGATCACGAGAGGTTTGGCGGCGTAGGCGCTGCCAGCCAGGCCAAGCGCGATGGCGCCTGCGATAAAGGTCCTGCGAGTGAGGGTCATACCTGTCTCCATTGTGTTCTTGAGCCTATAGTAGGGGAAAACCACCATACCAATCTAATCACTTTTTCGAGGCGAGCTATACCTGTTTTGTTATCGCAACAGCCTCAAGCCGTACAATCCACCCGCCACGGAACCGGGACGGGCGACAAATTTGACTTCCAGCTTGCCATTCTCGGCGGCGCCGAGCGGCAAGGCAATATCACGCGTGTAGAACGCCTGCCCTTCCCTCGCCAGCTCGATGGCCTGAAGGGGCCGGCCGTTCAGCAGGATATCGAACTTCCGGCCCGCGTCGGCGGAAGCGAAGGTGAGGCGCAGCGTGCGCGCGGCCCCTTCGCGGTCCGTCAGCTGGTAGCTGAACCACCGGCTCGCGTGGCGCCAATGGAGGCCGCTGTTGATACCCGCGTCCGCGCCCTCGCCCTGGAAGAAATGGTCAGATTCGGGCTGCTGCTCGCCGGGCGCCACCTGGTCAATGGTCCTGGCATCCAGGGCCAGGCGCTCGGCTTCGGCGGCTGCCGTGGCCTGCTTCATCTGCGCCAGGCCTGCGCTGGTCGTGGTCTGCCAGTACAACATGTAGCGCGAATCGTGCAGGCGGAAGAAGGGAATGAAGCGGATGGACGACGCATCCTTGCCCTGCACAAGGCCGTGCGCCGTGAAGGTCAGGGGCTGGCCTTTGACGGGCTTGAACTTGTCCAGGAAGTCCTTCGCATCGCTCACGAACAGCGGCGCCGCCTCCTGGGGGCACACCGGGCCGCCGGCAATGTGGCCCATGCGCGAATCGTCGGCTACGAAGTTGAGCTTTTCGTGGACGAAGGGCGCCGTTTTCGCGGCCAGCACAACGGGACCGTGCAGCACGGCGTAGTAGTTCGAGCGGTCCGGCATCTGCTCCAGGGTGGTGCGCATCGGCAGCTTCAGGTCCACGGTATCGCCCTTGCGCCAGTTGCGCGCCAGCTCGATATAGCCACCCGGCGCCCCGCTGACTGCCTGCGGTTTTCCGTTGATGCGCACTTTGAGCGCGCCCTTCTCCACCCATGCGGGATAACGGATTTTGAGCGTGAAGCGCTGCGCCCCGCCGATGGTCAGCCGCGTGGTATCGCTGTCCGGGAAGCTGCCCGTCTGCGTGATGGTGACGCCGTGCGCCTTCCAGTTCAGGCGCGAGGGAATGAACAGGTTCACATAGAGGACGCCGTTCTCGTGGGCATAGATGAACTCACCGTACTTGGCGTGGCTTTCGACGCCCGAGCCCACGCAGCACCACATGCCCTTGTCCACATCGGAATACACGCGGTAGTGGTTGGCGCGCATGGGAGTGAAGTAGACGAAGCCGCCGGTTCCCGGATGCTGGGAAGCGAGAATGTGGTTGTACAGCGCGCGTTCGTAATAGTCGCCGTAGCTGGCCTTCGGCTCCTGCATGTAGAGGCGCTCGGTCAGCTTCAGCATATTGTAGGTGTTGCAGGTTTCCGGCCCCTCCACTTCGGTGGCCATGGACGAGAAATCCTTATCGTCGTGGAAGTGCTCCTTGACGCTGTTGCCGCCGATGGCCACAGTGCGGTGGTCGTGAACAGTCTTCCAGAAGAAGTCGGCGGCTTCGTGGTATTTGCGGTCGCCCGTCATTTCCGCGATGCGCTGAAAACCGATCACTTTGGGGATCTGGGTGTTGGCGTGCAGGCCGGTGAGCTGGTCCCTGCCCTCTTCCAGCGGCTTCAGGATGGCCTGGTGGGAGAAGCGCATGGCCAGAGCGAGATATTTTCTTTCGCCCGTGATCTCGGCCACGTCAGCGAGAATCTCGTTCATGCCCCCGTGCTCGGCGCGCAGCATCTGCTGCATCTGCTCGTCGCTGAGATGCGTGCTGAGGGCCAGCGCCCAGTCGGACATGGCGACCAGCATTGTTCTGGCGTGTTGATTCCCGGCGTACTTCCATGCATCGCGCAGGCCCGCATAGAGCTTGTGGAGGTTGTACCACGGGACCCACTTGCCGTTGACGCTGAAGTTATCGGCATGCAGCTTGCCGCTGGCAATGTCCTGCCACGCGGCGGCACCGCCGGGAATGCCGCCCAGGTAGCCGTCCGGCTGCTGGCACTTCTGCAGCTCGGCCACGAAATAATTCAGGCGGCGCAGGACTTCTTCGTCACCCGTCGATGCGTACATGAGCGCCAGCGCAGAGAGATAGTGGCCTCCCATGTGGCCATCCAGCCCGCTTGACTCCCAGTTGCCGTAGGATGGCTTGGGCATCGGCTGGCCGGCTTCGCGGCGGAATGGCGCAAGCAGGCGGTCCGCGTCCAGCGCAAGAATGTAGCGCAGGTCCGTGTCCTGGGCTTGGAGGAAGGGGCCGGGCAGCAGGCGAACATCCTGCAGGGGAAACAGGTCGGCCGCCGCCGCACCCTGTGCCGCCAGCAGGCCAGCCAGTACCAGGGCGCGCATCATTGCAGCTGCCCGCTCTGGTAGCGGTTCAGGTCTGCCGGATCGACGGCGGGCCAGCCAGCGGCGTCCCACTTCATCTCCAGCACCTTGAGCTTCTGCACGTACTTGTCCGACGTTTCATAGGCATGCAGGACCATGTAGTCCTTGCCGCCCAAAGTATAAGCGCTGTTGTGGCCGAGCGCTTTCCAGGCGCTGTCGCCACGGATCACGACCGTGCCGCCGCCCTTCGCCATGTCCCTGCCCTCCTTGTCCAGGAAGGGCCCCGTGACTTCGCGCGAACGGCCGACAGCCACGTGATAGGTGCTCTTCTCCTTCTGGCAGCACAGCCCCCAGGACACGAACAGGTAGTACCAGCCGTTCTTCCGGAAGATGAAAGGCGCCTCGATATCGTCCGGCTGGCGGTTCTCGCGCGCGGCAATGGTCTTCCATTCCTGCGGCTCGGCCGGAAGGGTCCAGTCCGCATTCAGCTTGAACATCTTGATGCCGGACCAGAAGGAGCCGAAGGCCATCCACGCATTACCTTTTCCATCCTCGATTACATTGGGGTCGATGGCATTCCAGTCGTCGCGTTGCGGCACGGACTGCACAACAATGCCCTGGTCCTCCCATTTGTAGTCCGGGGAGCGCGGGTCTAGCGTCCGATTGACCGTCACGCCGATGGCCGAGGTGTTCTTGCCGAAGGCGGACACCGAGTAGTAAAGGTAGTACTTGCCGTTATGGTGCTGGATGTCCGGCGCCCACACGTGGCCATCGAAAGTGGGCGCCACGCGCTTTGCCCAGGAAGGCTCGTGCGGGAAAACGCGGCCTTCGGGGCGCCAGTTCCTCATGTCCTGCGACGAATAGAAGCTGATGCCCGGCCCGGTGCTGAAGACATAGTAGGTATTGCCCTCTTTCGCCATGACCGGGTCGTGCACCTGCACCTGGGCTGCCTGCGCCATGCCGATGGCAGGCGCCAGGACGAACAGGCCCGCTGCGGCCAGGCCGCGGAACACCGCAGCGCGTTTCATGGCGATCACTCCACGGCGCCGACGAGCACGGACTTCGCGGGCAGCTTCACCACCACCTTGCCGCCGCTGGCCGCAGCGCTGAACGGCGCGGGCTTCACGGCTTCAGGATGGGCAAAGGTGTTGTGCGCATCCATTGCCTGGGCGGTCAGAACCTGGCCAGTCAGCTTGCCCGCCTTTGCGCCGGACAGGTTCACCGTCACGTCCACCGCCTTGTTCGGGTTGGTGTTCACCAGGGCCACGTAGACCTTGCCGTCCTTGGCGCGGGCAGCCGATGCGCTCACCTGCGGCACGGTGGTCGAACCCAGCGTGTACTTGCCGTTGTTCGAGATCTTTGCCGGAAGATAGGTCGCGTCCTGGAACGGCACATACATCTTGTAGGCGTGATAGGTCGGCGTGAGCAGCATCTTGTCCTTGTCGGTCAGGATCATGGCCTGCAGCACGTTCACCATCTGCGCGATATTGGTCATGCGCACGCGGTCGGCGTGGTCGTGGAAGATGTTGAAGTTCAGCGCCGCCACCACCGCATCGCGCAGGGAGTTCTGCTGGAACAGGAAACCAGCGTTCGTGCCCGGCTCAACGTCGTACCAGGTGCCCCATTCGTCCACGTAGAAGCCGATCTTCTTCTGCGGATCGTTCTTGTCCATCACGGCGACATTCTTTCTGATCGAAGCGTCCATCACCAGGGTGTTCTTGATAGTGGAGATCCACTCGTTTTCCTGGAAGCCGGTAGCGGCGCCCTTCTTCTCCCATACGCCGGTCGGAAGAGTGTAGTAGTGGTAGCTGATGCCGTCAACATTGCTTTTCAACTTGCTCAGCGCGTCGGTCCACGCGGTGCTGCTGTCGTTGCCGCCGCTGGCGATCAGCTTCGGACGGCTTCCCGGCGGCGCTTTCAGGAACACGGTGGCGGTCTTGTAGAGCTGCGTGTAATGTTCGGGCGACATCTCGCCGCCGCAGCCCCAGGCCTCGTTACCGATGGCGAAGTAATCCACCTTCCATGGCTTGTCGCGGCCGTTCTTGCGGCGCAGTTCGGCCAGCGTCGACTTGCTGTCAGACGTCATGTACTCGATCCATTCCGCCATTTCCTGGTTGGAGCCGGTGCCCAGGTTGCCGTTCACGTAGACTTCCGCCCCCAGCTGTTCGGCCAGGTCGAAGAATTCATGGG encodes:
- a CDS encoding ABC transporter permease, yielding MNVSSLKAAAPNAPAPLALLKHPLAKPLLALFALLLLDLVFIPGFFRLEVRDGHLYGPLIDIVNRAAPLMLAALGMTLVIATRGIDISVGAVVALSGTMACMLVGGTMVVNNGVPEYVANTPMPLALAAAMGAALLCGAWNGVLVAGLKLQPIVATLILMVAGRGLAQLLTDGQIVTVYYQPFFFLGSGYLLGIPFALWVVAAVLLVVGMLLKKTALGLFIQSVGINPIASRLAGIRTATLIFFVYVFCSACAGLAGLMISSNIKSADANNAGLLLELDAILAVTLGGTSLAGGKFSLAGSMIGALIIQTLTYTIYSLGVPPEVNMVVKAIVVFAVCLSQSAVKIRR
- a CDS encoding LysR substrate-binding domain-containing protein gives rise to the protein METLNPNWFLRARLKTRHLLLLIALDEHRNVHRAAEALHMTQPAASKQIRDLEEMLDVKLFERLPRGMEPTLYGETMIRHARMALTSLSLAHDDVLALKAGLAGQVEVGVIMTPAMSLLPQAIARVKQTAPLLRIGVHLEPSNTLLDMLERGTLDFMIGRVLERENSSSLIYEELTEEPACAVARVGHPLMDKASLNLKEIAGYPWILPPQGSILRHRCDMMFRRAGLEPPANVVDTTALLLITALLQQTDFLHVMPVDVARYYQSLNVLSILPIELPFKMDAFGIVRQQDHLLSPGANLLLSAVRAAAKEVY
- a CDS encoding esterase-like activity of phytase family protein, which codes for MKSFTALAGAVCLASLLAGCAAPGATDPAHRVGSLRFIGEQRIPLKQQFGGTTVGGLSGFDYDASTGSWIIASDDRSIINPSRFYKAELRFGAASFDAVTITGSGFFRQEDGSTYPDAKDNIHHQTVADIEAVRIDPQDGTVWYASEGDRRLIQEPFLRQAKPDGSFIREIQLPAMFLAGPGQEHGARTNLSFEGLSFAPDGRSLWLAMEAPLYQDGPVPTPEHGGLSRITQMDRSGRVLAQYVYPIEAIPDRPGLGKAADNGVSEIVANGAHSVLVLERSAVQAASGKYRNYVRLYEMDVRSATDVQHMDSLQGARFTPAAKRLVLDFDTLRLPVLDNVEGFSFGPKLPNGHDTLVFVSDDNFSARQVTQFLLFEVIP
- a CDS encoding glycoside hydrolase family 43 protein; its protein translation is MIKQTLGGLLAAACMLAQAANPLFPKLYTADPAALVDGGRVYLYVGKDDAPAGGKDYLMREWRVYSSCDMKNWTEHGSPLNVQTFGWAKADAWASDIARRDGKYYFYATVEHKAVPGKAIGVAVSDSPTGPFRDARGTALVTNDMTKETDISWDDIDPAVFIDDNGQAYLYWGNRVLKYAKLKPNMVELDGPIHTVGVDKFEEASYLHKHKSVYYLSWSREFPEETAYATGPSATGPWTYRGVIMKKNEGVKTIHHAIVDFNGKSYIFYHNARLPGGGEYRRSVAVEELRYLSDGTIAFVPQTADGPAPNPGPGCKVIRQ
- the yjfF gene encoding galactofuranose ABC transporter, permease protein YjfF, encoding MNAILNRPASLTAAPYFTSLVTVLLLAVLLLAGGAAYPGFLSWQVMLNLLIDNAHLLVIAVGMSFVILSGGIDLSVGSVLALATMVAAWLLNVAHWPPLAVIAAVLAMGFAFGAGMGAFIHFFQLQPFIVTLAGMFLARGLCYLISVESITIDNPLFVTMSQTQLGVLGGFISPAAAIALAVLAAGIYVSRRTAFGRAIYAIGGNEQSALMMGLAVGRNKILVYGFSGLCAALGGVLFSFYMLSGYGQHAQGMELDAIAAVVIGGTLLTGGCGYVAGALSGVLVLGTIQTLIAFDGTLSSWWTKIVIGGLLFLFCVVQRLLSSRSQQQ
- a CDS encoding glutathione S-transferase family protein yields the protein MKLYYHPLSGHAHRVHLFLGLLGLAFELKLVDITKAEHKSPEFLAMNPFGQIPVLEDDGRHIGDSNAILVYLAKRYGQQWLPEDAAGAAAVQRWLSVAAGEIAHGPAAARIVQLFGRKDDTTAMIERAHRILGLIEAQLKAASWITGAAPTIADVALYSYIARAPEGNVDLAPYAAVQAWLARVEALPGFVPFVRTPVGLAA